Proteins co-encoded in one Podarcis muralis chromosome 12, rPodMur119.hap1.1, whole genome shotgun sequence genomic window:
- the PAXIP1 gene encoding PAX-interacting protein 1, whose product MAKEAEERELKVPEEMFKDVKFFAVGDIGAEVIQLLKDGKAKEVSYNALASHIISEDGDNPEVGESREVFDLPVVKPSWVTLSVRCGVLLPVNGFSPESCQIFFGVAACLSQVSTEDRSTLWALITFYGGDCRLSLNKNCTHLIVPEPKGEKYECACKRENIKIVTPDWVLDSVSDKTKKDEASYHPRLIIYEEEEEEEENEDQDSQNEASTDEKLSSPASSREGSPLGDRAFSPKSIDADKTKGELMFDDSSDSSPEKHERNLNWTPAEVPQNTAKRRLPSGKDSGLINLCANVPPVPGNILSSEMRSNIMASVQSPQSSGRPEMMAAWSPAVRTLRNITNNADIQQVNRPSNVAHILQSLSAPTKTLEQQVNHSQQGHSNAVLLSQVKLTPETHLLHQQQHPPQQSQQQQQQQQQQQQQQQQQHLPLLHLPSQQIVQLQQQQQPQQPQITQQSFSQQPHQFVQQQVHQHQFSQQQLQFSTQQIHSQQQVHRPQQQLQFQQQHALQQQLHQLQQQQLQQQQLQLQQQNLQQQLQQQQLQQQHLQRMQQQQQQQQQQMQNQASQLLTQTSQTLQHQVPVQPSQHPQQQQLQQQQLFGHDPSIEIPEDYFLLGCVFAIADYPEQMSDKQLLATWKRIIQANGGTVDPTFTNRCTHLLCESQLSNMYAQALRERKRCITAHWLNSVLKKKKMVPPHRALHFPVAFPPGGKPCSQHIISVTGFVDSDRDDLKLMAYLSGAKYTGYLCRSNTVLICKEPAGLKYEKAKEWRIPCVNAQWLCDILLGNFEALRQIQHNRYTVFNLQEPLAPNQHLVLNLLDAWRVPLKVSSELLMGVRLPLKPKQNESVIQPSSKRPRIEDLPTPNKNVTSELTPVVLFTGFEPSQVHQYIKKLYILGGEVAESAQKCTHLIASKVTRTVKFLTAISVVKHIVTPEWLEECFKGQKFIEEQNYILRDAEAEVLFCFSLEESLKKAQETPLFKGKYFYITPGICPSLSTMKSIVECAGGKVLNKQPSFRKLMEHKQNKSLSEIILISCENDLHLCREYFARGIDVHNAEFVLTGVLTQTLDYESYKFT is encoded by the exons GTTATTCAGCTTTTGAAAGATGGCAAGGCGAAGGAGGTTTCTTACAATGCTCTGGCATCACACATCATTTCAGAAGATGGAGACAATCCAGAAGTTGGTGAATCTCGTGAAGTCTTTGATCTTCCAGTAGTAAAA CCTTCTTGGGTAACTTTGTCGGTTCGATGTGGAGTTCTTCTGCC agtaaatggtttctccccagaaTCCTGTCAGATATTTTTTGGAGTTGCTGCTTGTCTGTCTCAG GTTTCCACTGAAGACCGAAGTACACTGTGGGCTTTGATTACGTTTTATGGTGGAGATTGCCGGCTGAGCCTCAATAAAAATTGCACTCATTTGATTGTGCCTGAGCCAAAAGGG GAGAAATATGAATGCGCctgtaaaagagaaaacattaaaATTGTGACACCTGACTGGGTTTTGGATTCTGTATCTGATAAAACTAAAAAAGATGAGGCTTCCTATCATCCACGATTAATTATctatgaggaagaggaagaagaggaggaaaatgaaGATCAGGATTCTCAAAATGAAGCCAGCACAGATGAAAAGTTGTCAAGTCCAGCATCTTCTCGAGAAGGCTCACCTTTGGGTGATCGAGCTTTTTCACCTAAATCTATTGATGCTGATAAAACGAAAGGAGAACTGATGTTTGATGATTCATCAGATTCGTCTCCTGAAAAGCATGAAAGAAATTTGAACTGGACACCTGCTGAAGTTCCACAGAATACAGCAAAGCGCAGATTGCCTTCAGGCAAGGATTCTGGATTGATAAATTTGTGTGCCAATGTCCCACCTGTCCCAGGCAATATTTTGTCCTCTGAGATGAGAAGTAATATAATGGCTTCAGTACAAAGTCCTCAAAGTTCTGGACGTCCTGAAATGATGGCTGCATGGAGTCCTGCAGTACGGACATTAAGAAATATTACCAATAATGCTGATATTCAGCAGGTTAATAGACCATCAAATGTTGCGCAT ATCTTGCAATCACTTTCTGCTCCTACAAAAACTTTGGAGCAGCAAGTAAACCATAGCCAGCAGGGACATTCAAATGCTGTGTTGCTTAGTCAAGTTAAATTGACTCCAGAGACACACTTACTACACCAGCAGCAGCATCCACCTCAgcagtcacagcagcagcaacagcaacaacaacagcagcagcagcagcagcagcagcagcacctccctCTCTTGCATCTTCCATCCCAACAAATtgtgcagttgcagcaacagcagcagccacagcagcctCAGATTACTCAACAGTCTTTCTCTCAGCAGCCTCATCAGTTTGTGCAACAGCAAGTTCATCAACACCAATTCTCACAGCAGCAGTTACAGTTTTCTACACAACAGATACATTCTCAGCAGCAAGTACATCGTCCTCAACAACAGTTGCAATTTCAGCAGCAGCATGCCTTGCAACAGCAGTTGCATCAGCTACAGCAACAGCAGctacagcaacagcagctgcaactacagcagcaaaacCTTCAACAGCagttacagcagcagcaactacagcagcaacatTTGCAacgaatgcagcagcagcagcagcaacaacaacaacaaatgcaaaatCAAGCATCTCAACTCTTGACCCAGACTTCTCAGACATTACAACATCAGGTTCCAGTTCAGCCATCGCAGCATCCTCAGCAGCAacagttgcagcagcagcagctctttgggcACGATCCATCCATAGAAA TTCCAGAAGACTATTTTCTGTTGGGTTGTGTCTTTGCAATTGCTGATTATCCTGAGCAGATGTCTGATAAACAGTTACTGGCAACATGGAAAAGG ATAATCCAAGCAAATGGCGGTACAGTAGATCCCACATTCACAAACCGGTGTACACATCTTCTCTGTGAAAGTCAGCTTAGTAATATGTATGCTCAG GCtttgagagaaaggaagagatgtatcacagcacactggttgaactCTGtgctaaaaaagaagaaaatggtaCCACCTCACCGAGCTCTTCATTTTCCTGTAGCATTTCCACCAGGAGGGAAACCATGTTCACAGCAT ATAATCTCAGTGACAGGTTTTGTTGATAGTGACAGAGATGATCTCAAGCTGATGGCCTACCTCTCAGGTGCAAAATACACAGGCTATCTTTGTCGCAGCAACACAGTTCTCATCTGTAAAGA GCCAGCTGGTTTAAAGTATGAGAAAGCCAAAGAGTGGAGGATACCATGTGTGAATGCGCAATGGCTCTGTGATATATTACTTGGAAATTTTGAAGCACTGCGGCAAATACAGCACAATCGATACACAGTATTcaatcttcaagaaccacttgcTCCTAATCAACATCTGGTTTTAAACCTTCTTG ATGCTTGGAGAGTTCCACTAAAAGTATCGTCAGAACTTCTAATG GGTGTGAGATTACCACTAAAACCAAAGCAAAATGAATCGGTAATTCAACCGTCAAGCAAGCGGCCAAG AATTGAAGACTTGCCAACTCCTAATAAAAACGTGACATCAGAATTGACACCAGTAGTGCTCTTCACGGGATTTGAGCCTTCCCAGGTGCATCAGTACATCAAG AAACTCTACATTCTTGGAGGTGAAGTAGCAGAATCTGCCCAGAAATGCACTCACTTAATAGCGAGTAAAGTGACACGTACTGTAAAATTCCTTACAGCTATTTCAGTTGTAAAGCATATAGTAACCCCAGAATGGTTGGAAGAGTGTTTCAAGGGCCAGAAGTTTATAG AAGAGCAAAACTACATACTCAGGGATGCAGAAGCTGAAGTTCTTTTCTGTTTCAGCTTAGAAGAATCTCTAAAGAAAGCACAGGAGACACCGCTCTTCAAG GGAAAGTACTTCTATATTACACCTGGAATTTGCCCAAGCCTTTCCACTATGAAATCTATTGTGGAATGTGCAGGAGGAAAGGTATTGAACAAACAACCTTCTTTCCGAAAGCTCATGGAACACAAGCAAAACAAA AGTTTATCAGAGATTATTCTGATTTCTTGCGAAAATGATCTTCACTTATGTCGAGAATATTTTGCCAGAGGCATAG ATGTTCACAATGCAGAGTTTGTTTTGACTGGCGTTCTTACTCAGACACTGGATTATGAATCATAT AAATTCACTTGA